GCAGGGGACCCTGAGTTGTGCAACACTCAGCGTGAAAGCACCGCTATGCTTAAAAAtttccctcctcacccccagaTTCCATTTCCCCATCCGCCAGGGGTGCCTATAAAAAGGGCGGGAGATGGCCACCCAGTGCAGAAGGACACGGGCAGCAGCGAGCACCCAGCCCCGCCGCGGCTCTGCTGATATCCCCAAGCCCACTCTCCGTCCGCTCAGCATCATGAAGGTGCCCGTGGCTGCCCTCGCCATCCTCCTCTGCGCCATGGCCCTCTGCAGCCAGGTCTTCTCTGCACCACGTAAGTCTGTCTGGTAGCTGTGGGGTCCCCACTCTCTGGCCAGTGTTAGACCACATCGATCTTTTCTTGTGGACCTAAGAGCCCTCAAGACAATAGCGAACTTCTCAAAGGGTTAGGAAACAGCTTGGCCTTTCTCGTCAAGATCTTGCTTTTTATCTTTCCAAAGGGATTCTTGGACCTAGAGCCAGGGGAGTTACagccccattgtacagatggcaAAAGAGAGACCTAAACAAATGAATTTGCAAAAGGCAGAATCCAAGTCTGGTTACCTCCCAGAGGCGTCAGACGTGACTCGCTCACCCtaggtgccccccccccaggagTTCTGTCGTCCCCTGGTTGTCTCATGAGAGATGTCCAAGATTTTTCTTCTGCTGGGGTGTGATTTCTTGAACCAGACAAAATTTCCTGAAGGGAAATGGGATAAAAAGAGGGCACTTGGATGTCTGGAGTGCAGAGAGAGAGCCACGGGGaagagccaaaaagaaagaaggattcAGACAGAAACCAGGACAGAGACAGGGATATTTTTGGGCAAAAATGCCCAATGCCTTCCAGTGACCTGTCTCCCAGCCCGCGCCCCAAGACAGGCTGTCTGTCTGCCTCCGAGGCTTCCTCAGCCCCAGAGTTCTCAGACCTCCCCATTTCTCCTGAACCATGACTCAGGCTCATTCCGTCCCTTCCTCCACAGTTGGCGCCGACACCCCAACGGCCTGCTGCTTCTCCT
The Phacochoerus africanus isolate WHEZ1 chromosome 14, ROS_Pafr_v1, whole genome shotgun sequence DNA segment above includes these coding regions:
- the LOC125113986 gene encoding C-C motif chemokine 3, with amino-acid sequence MATQCRRTRAAASTQPRRGSADIPKPTLRPLSIMKVPVAALAILLCAMALCSQVFSAPLGADTPTACCFSYTSRQLPRKFIADYFETSSQCSKPGVIFQTKKGREVCANPEDAWVQEYISDLELSA